CACCCCAGCGCGGATGGAAGACACGCACCGTGTAAGAGCCGGGTGGGAGGGACGGAAGTCGGAATTGACCCTGTTCGTTCGGGAAGGTGAAGGCATGGTTGGGCAGCACCACGACGTAGGCGCCCATGTCGGGGTGAATTTCGCAATGAAGGTTGATCACGCCGGGCCGGTTCATGGTCAGTGTGTCGATCGCCCCCGGCGGCCGGCGGTTGAGGTCGAAGCGCTTGGCGGCCGAGACGCTGAACGCGCTGTGGTACACCCGGTCGAGGTTCTGGAAGGCGATGCGGTCGCCCACCGCGATCGCCAGCACGTAGGGATCGAAGCGGCGCTTCATCAAGACCAGATTTCGCACCCGGGGCGGAGATTCGCGCCGGAAGAACCAGAATCCGTGACTGTTGAGCTTCCGCTCCACGGTCTCGGGCAGCTTCTCGATGTAGACCACTGCGTCCGTCACCGAAACGCGTGCGCTCTTCTTGGCTTTCTTTGCGCTGCCGGTCAGCGTCCCGCGGATCACGCCGGCGCTGGCGGACGAGGTCACGAAGAGCAGGAAAACGGCGAGCAGGAAGCCAGTCCTTGGGCGCATCCATCCTCCTTGGGTCCGGCGTGGCGAGGGGCAGCGTCGAGCTCGGCTTCTGGAGTACCGCACAGCGGTTATCGGCCCTGGAGCCAAGGGGATTGAGCTTGGAAGGAGGGCCCCGGCCGGGCGGCCGTAACCGTGGGTCGAGACCGGAGCTAGGGGAAGACGTCGAGATCGCGGGCCGAGAACAGAGCACCCTCGTAACCCTTGCGAACCTCCCGGACCAGATCCTCGTCGGACGCGCCCCAGAAGAGCTGGTGATAGAGGACGAGCCGCTTCGGCTTCGCGCGCTGGGCGAGCCGCGCCAGCTCGGTGGTCGAGGTGTGGGCATCGGCGTGGTAACGCTGCCACTCGGCGGGACGCGCCTTGAAGCGTTCGGCGGAGTACACCTCGTGCACCAGCACGTCGCAGCCTTCGCAGGCGCGCACCACCGCCTCGCTGGGCCGGGTGTCGCCCGAGATCACCACCACTTCGCCCTTCGACTCGAAGCGATACCCGAAGGCCTGCTTCCAGTTGGCGTGCGGCACGGCGAAGGCCGTCACGGTCACGCTGGAATCGCGGTAGACGACGCCGGATTGGATTTCGTGCGCGTTCACCTTCCAGCCGTCGTGCTTCTCGGGCTCGAGGCCTTCCTGCCGCATGCGAATGTCCTCGGCATAGGCCTCGAGCAGATGCCGGCTCATGGCCGCCACCCCGAGGGGACCGTAGAGCTCGAGCGGGGCATGGCGCTCCAGCACCCAAGGCGTGAGCATCAGGTCCGGAAGGCCGAGCGTGTGATCCGAGTGGAGGTGGGTGATGAACACGATCCCGAGCCGCTCGGCTTCGAGCGCCGGCATCCGATGGCGAGCCGCCGCGGCGGCGGCTCGACGCACGACACCTGCGCCGCAATCCACGAGGTAGGCCCGGTGGCCCGCGACCACGGCGACCGAGGGACCCGAGCGCTCGGGGTCGGCGTTGGGCGTTCCGGCGCCGAGAATCACGACGCGAAGCGCCGCGGTCGTGTCGGGAGAGCTGGCGAGCGCGTGATCACACGCGAAGAGCAGCAAGCCGGCGAGCGCGACCCCGCGCCACGCGCTCATAGAGGCCTACTTGCGCGGCGCCGCTTCGGCGGCTCGCCCGCTCTCGAAGTAGGCCTTCTTCAGGCGCTCCATCAGCACTTCGCGCCGGTCGTACAGCCGCCGCCGCTTGCGCGGCGCGTGCTTCGCGAGCGCGTAGGCCGTGAGCAGCGGCAGGCCGATCGTGGCGTCGGCGTAGCAAATGACCGTGCCGGGAAGCTGGTCCGGATCGATCTTTCCCCAGCTCACCGCCTCGGCCGGCGTGGCGCCCGAGAGGCCGCCCGTGTCCGGACGCGCATCCGTCACGGCGAGGAAGTAATCGTGTCCCTTCTCGGCGATGCCGAGGACTTCCTGGATCTGCGGCTCGGTCTGGAGCAGGAAGTTCTTCGGCGAGCCGCCGCCGAGGATCCAGATCCCGCTCTTGCCCCCATTCACCTTGGCATCCCACACGATCGCCGCCGTCTCATTGACGTCGGCGTTGACGTCGAGCACGAGCCGGTTGCCCTCGAGCGCCTTGGCCGCGATGTTCATCCCGATGGATGAGTCGCCGGGCGAGCTGGTGTAGATCGGCACGCCGAAGTCGTGAGCCGCGGCCAGCAGCGAGCGGTGCTCGAGTCCAAGCTTCTCCTCGCGAGCGCGCACATACTTCCCGCACAGGTGATGGAATTCGGCGGTGCTCATCGCGCGCTGGAACTCCGGCCCCGAGATCACCTCGCGGAAGAAGGCGTCGGTGTCGAGCAGGACCTTGTAATCGAAGAAGACATCGTAGATCCGCACCACGCCCTTCTCGCGCAGCTCGACGTCGTCGGCCTGGAAGGTGCCCTGGTGCATCGAGAGACCGAGACCGAAGTGGGTGTCGTGGTAGAGATTCGCGCCGGTGGAGACGATCCAGTCGACGAAGCCGGCCTCCATGAGCGGAATGATCGCGCTCATCCCGAGCCCCGCCGGCGTCAGCGCGCCGGTCATCGACAGCGCCACCGTCACATCGTCTTCGAGCATGCGCTCGACCAGGAGTCGCGCCCCTTCGCGAAGCCGCGCGCCGTTGTAGGCGAGGAAGGCCTGGTCGATCAGCTCGGCCGCGGTTTCCTTGCCGGTGATCGGCCTGGGATCGATGCGCGGTCCGGACAGATGACGCTGCGGCTTGTGAGTCATCCGTTCTCCCTACTTGGACGTCATGCGGTCCATGCGGCCGTGTGGACGCTGGCGGACCACCTCGTCGATCTGCTTGGGATCGTCGGGAAAGAGTCCGGCCTTGGCGAGCCGCGGCACCAGGTCGGCCCAGTGGCGCTCCTTCGTGAACACCTGCTTGAAGAGCTTGAGCGCTTCCGACTTGCGATCGTTGGTGTACATCGAGACGGCCGCCCAGAACTGAAGCTCGACGACCTCGGGCGCCAGCTTCGCCGCCTGCTCGTACGCCTTGAGCGCCTCGGCGGGTTTCTTCTCGGCGATGAAGTTGTCGCCGGCGTCCTCGAGGTTGTAAGCGCGCCGCAGCCGCATCAGACGGCGCAGCTCCTTGAGCGGGTCTTCGGAATCCTCGACACGGAGATCGAAGATCTTGTCCATCCACGGCTTCCCGCTGGGCCGCCCGCGCACCACGAGAATGGCCGCCGACTGCTTGCCGCGAATGTCGCCACCCGCCTTCTCGGCCGCCTCGAGCGCTTTCATCATGCGCTCGGCCAGGTCGCCTTCGGCTTTCTCGAAAGCAGCCGACATCGCCGGCCACACGGTGGCGTTCGCCATCAGGTTGGCCTGGACCGAGTACTGGTCACCCGTCTTGTGCCCGGCGTCGGGGATGCACTTGGGCCCGGTGTAGGCGGCAACGCTCCCCTTGGCGTCGATCATCGCGACCTGGCGGCCTTCGTTGTGAGCGTCGGCCGTGACCAGCGAATCCAGGGCGTGGCGGGCGGTGAGACCGGACCGCATCAGATCCAGGCCTCGCGGGCCATAGTCCACGAGGACCAGCGACTGGGTGGCGACGGCGCCGACCCCCGACTCGGCCCAGGGCACGATCGGCCCCACCGAAAAGTAGTGCGACTGGACAGCCACCCCCAGCTCTCCAGTTTTTGGATCGCGGGCCACGATGGAGTAGGTATGGGCGAGCGGCGCGGGCGCGCCGGAACCGGCGACCAGCATGAGCGCCAACGACATGCTCCAGTCCAAGAGCACCTCCAGACGCGCCCGAAAGGGCCAGGGTGGGGAGACGAGCCAGCCGCGAAACGCGGCTGAGAGTGGCATGCGCTCAGGGGAGGCGCAACTGGAACGGGCGTCGGTGCGGCGCAATTCGGAGGGAAGCAGCTTGAAACGCGGCCCAGCGAGGCAGAGACTGCAATTTACCCCACGGTTCCGAATCACGCTTCGGAGGCATCGTGTCACCGCTCCTTTGGTCCGTCGCGGCCGTGGCGCTTGGCCTGTTGTTGCTGTTCATGATGAACGGCGCACGACGTTCCCGGCACACGCGCCACGTCGTGCTGGAAGAAGTGAGGCGCCGTTTGCGCGGCGGCTCCATCGAGCATTTGCCCGCACGCGGGCCGCGAGCACGCGGCCGGCTGGGGGAGCTCGAGCTCACCGTGGATCTCCACCACGATCCGACTCGACGCAACCTGCCCTTGTGGAGAGTCATGGCCGTGGGGCCGGTGCGGATCGACGAGCCGATCGAGGCCCGGGTCGCGGACTGGGCAGGTTGGATCGATCCGTGGATGCAGATGGAGAAAGTCCTCACCGTGCCGGCGGCCGGTGGAGGCCCCGCCTTTACCATCCACGCGCGCCAGCCTTTGACCCTCCACCATCCGGTGATCGCCGCGCTGCGCCGCCAGGGTCCGGCGCTGGTGGCGGGATGTCTCCACGTGCAGCACGACTTCATGCGAGCCGAGATTCACTACGAGCCGCGGCCCGAGGGCAATCGCGGCCTGTTCGCGTTCCTCGACGCCATGTCGGAGATCTCGACTCGCGGGCCTTCGCGCGCCGTGGACACCGGCCGAGTCCATCGAATGCACGTGGGGCGCGAGACGGGATGAAGGGGTGGTGGCTCGCCACCCTCTTCCTGACCCTCTTCGGTCTCTCCCAGACGTCGATCGCCGACGAGCGCCCGCGCGCCGTCGCCATGCGCGCCGCGGGTGAGTTGCGGCTCGACGGCGCCCTGGAGGAGCCCGATTGGGCCCGCGCAGAGGCGGTCGGCGCGTTCCAGCTCATCATGGTGCGGGAAGGCGAAGCACCTTCCGAATCCACCGACGTGCGCGTGCTCGTCACCGACACGCATGTTTGGTTCGGCATCCGCTGCGAGAACCAGGGGCCCGGGGCGGTGCGCGCCAGTCTCTCGCCGCGTGACCAGATCCTCGACGACGATCACATCTCGGTTCACCTCGACACCTACAGCGATCGCCATCGCGCCTACATCTTCGGGGTCAATCCTCACGGCGTGCAGCTCGACGGCATCCTCGACGGGGGCGAGCCCGATTTCTCGTGGGACGCGGTATGGGACGCCGAGGCTCGTCTCGCGGAGCGCGGCTGGACGGCGGAGATGGCGATCCCGCTCCGCACCCTGCGCTTTCCCGAGGGTGGCTCCGGGACCTGGGGACTGTGGATCCGGCGCGCGATCACCAAGAACGACGAGGTGTGCTCGTGGCCGCTCTATCGGCTCGCGGTGGCCGGCGACATCATGCTCCAGGCCGGTGACCTGGAGGGAATGACCGGCGTGCGCGGCGGTGGAGGGTGGGAGGCGCAGCCCTACGCGGCCACCACGCGATCGGAAGTGCGGCGCTTCGGTTCCGTGAACGACTGGCATGGCGACCACGTCTACGACGTGGGGCTCGACGCCCGCTACGGCATCACCAGCACCATGACCGCCAACCTCACGGTCAACCCCGACTACAGCCAGGTCGAAGCCGACGCACTGCAGATCGACGTCAACCAGCGCTTCCCGCTCTACTTCCCGGAGAAGCGTCCGTTCTTCCTCGAAGGCGCCGAGACGTTCAACACCTTCTTTCGTCTGTTGTACACGCGCCGCATGGCCGATCCCCTCTACGGAGGCAAGGTGATCGGCAAGATCGGAAGATGGCGGGTCGGAGCGATCGCGCTGCGCGACGAGGGCGGCGGAAGCACCGAAGGGATCGGCGCAGGCTCGACGGGCGGACCATCGCCGCCCGGTTATTTCAGCGTTGGCCGTCTGACCTATGACCTCGGCGAGAATCAGAAGCTGGGATTGCTGGTGACGGATCACGTCGCCGAGCCATTCGGGCAGCCGACCGACACGCTGCCCGGCCACGTTCCGTCGTCGCACAACACGGTTCTCTCGGCCGAGACCCGCCTGCGTCTCATGAAGTCCCTCTTCTTCTATGGGCAGGTCGCCGGCAGCCGCACGCGGTTCGAGAGCCCGGTCGCCACCGATGAAGGAGCTCAGGAGAGCTTCTCCGATTACCTGTCCACGCTCACCTTCGAGTGGAGCGACGGCACACGTCACGCGCTGATCTGGGAGGACTACATCGGCTCTCGTTTCCGCGCGGAAGCCGGATTCTTCGACCGCGTGGACGTGCGCAACGACGGCTTTGAAGCCACCTACACGTTTCGTCCCGAGAACCGCTGGATCCGGTACTTCGAGCCGACGACCAACGGCAACGCGATCTACAGCACGCGTGGCGAGCTTCAAGATAGGCGCTTCTCCGGGGCGCTGCGGATGGGGTTCCAGAAGCAGACCTTCCTCGAGACGCGAGCGACCCACGTGGACGAGCTGTGGCTCGACACCCTCTACGACCGCTGGCGCTACAGCCTCTCGGCCAGCAACTCGCTGTGGCGGCCGCTGTCGTTTGGGGTCGATTGGTCGCTCGAGGACGGCATCTTCTACGCGCCGACCGACTCGGCGTCTTTCCTCGGTTGGCAGGAGGGCATCAACGCCTACGCGACCGCGCGTCCCTCGCCACGATTCACCGCCGAGCTGTCGGCGACCCGCAGCCTGTTCCTGACCTCTCGCGGTGGGGACGAGGTCTACGACATCTGGCTCTTCGGCGCGAAGATGACCTACCAGTTCACGCGCCGCCTGTA
This sequence is a window from Candidatus Eisenbacteria bacterium. Protein-coding genes within it:
- a CDS encoding MBL fold metallo-hydrolase; amino-acid sequence: MSAWRGVALAGLLLFACDHALASSPDTTAALRVVILGAGTPNADPERSGPSVAVVAGHRAYLVDCGAGVVRRAAAAAARHRMPALEAERLGIVFITHLHSDHTLGLPDLMLTPWVLERHAPLELYGPLGVAAMSRHLLEAYAEDIRMRQEGLEPEKHDGWKVNAHEIQSGVVYRDSSVTVTAFAVPHANWKQAFGYRFESKGEVVVISGDTRPSEAVVRACEGCDVLVHEVYSAERFKARPAEWQRYHADAHTSTTELARLAQRAKPKRLVLYHQLFWGASDEDLVREVRKGYEGALFSARDLDVFP
- a CDS encoding DUF1028 domain-containing protein gives rise to the protein MDWSMSLALMLVAGSGAPAPLAHTYSIVARDPKTGELGVAVQSHYFSVGPIVPWAESGVGAVATQSLVLVDYGPRGLDLMRSGLTARHALDSLVTADAHNEGRQVAMIDAKGSVAAYTGPKCIPDAGHKTGDQYSVQANLMANATVWPAMSAAFEKAEGDLAERMMKALEAAEKAGGDIRGKQSAAILVVRGRPSGKPWMDKIFDLRVEDSEDPLKELRRLMRLRRAYNLEDAGDNFIAEKKPAEALKAYEQAAKLAPEVVELQFWAAVSMYTNDRKSEALKLFKQVFTKERHWADLVPRLAKAGLFPDDPKQIDEVVRQRPHGRMDRMTSK
- a CDS encoding carboxypeptidase regulatory-like domain-containing protein; this encodes MRPRTGFLLAVFLLFVTSSASAGVIRGTLTGSAKKAKKSARVSVTDAVVYIEKLPETVERKLNSHGFWFFRRESPPRVRNLVLMKRRFDPYVLAIAVGDRIAFQNLDRVYHSAFSVSAAKRFDLNRRPPGAIDTLTMNRPGVINLHCEIHPDMGAYVVVLPNHAFTFPNEQGQFRLPSLPPGSYTVRVFHPRWGEIQRRVEMGKTGNVTLDIAY
- a CDS encoding DUF5916 domain-containing protein, producing the protein MKGWWLATLFLTLFGLSQTSIADERPRAVAMRAAGELRLDGALEEPDWARAEAVGAFQLIMVREGEAPSESTDVRVLVTDTHVWFGIRCENQGPGAVRASLSPRDQILDDDHISVHLDTYSDRHRAYIFGVNPHGVQLDGILDGGEPDFSWDAVWDAEARLAERGWTAEMAIPLRTLRFPEGGSGTWGLWIRRAITKNDEVCSWPLYRLAVAGDIMLQAGDLEGMTGVRGGGGWEAQPYAATTRSEVRRFGSVNDWHGDHVYDVGLDARYGITSTMTANLTVNPDYSQVEADALQIDVNQRFPLYFPEKRPFFLEGAETFNTFFRLLYTRRMADPLYGGKVIGKIGRWRVGAIALRDEGGGSTEGIGAGSTGGPSPPGYFSVGRLTYDLGENQKLGLLVTDHVAEPFGQPTDTLPGHVPSSHNTVLSAETRLRLMKSLFFYGQVAGSRTRFESPVATDEGAQESFSDYLSTLTFEWSDGTRHALIWEDYIGSRFRAEAGFFDRVDVRNDGFEATYTFRPENRWIRYFEPTTNGNAIYSTRGELQDRRFSGALRMGFQKQTFLETRATHVDELWLDTLYDRWRYSLSASNSLWRPLSFGVDWSLEDGIFYAPTDSASFLGWQEGINAYATARPSPRFTAELSATRSLFLTSRGGDEVYDIWLFGAKMTYQFTRRLYVRLYPQYDTHAKHLDADALIGYVLHPGTVAYLGMTGDFDEIDRRRTATQRSLFLKFSYVFQG
- the speY gene encoding deoxyhypusine synthase, whose translation is MTHKPQRHLSGPRIDPRPITGKETAAELIDQAFLAYNGARLREGARLLVERMLEDDVTVALSMTGALTPAGLGMSAIIPLMEAGFVDWIVSTGANLYHDTHFGLGLSMHQGTFQADDVELREKGVVRIYDVFFDYKVLLDTDAFFREVISGPEFQRAMSTAEFHHLCGKYVRAREEKLGLEHRSLLAAAHDFGVPIYTSSPGDSSIGMNIAAKALEGNRLVLDVNADVNETAAIVWDAKVNGGKSGIWILGGGSPKNFLLQTEPQIQEVLGIAEKGHDYFLAVTDARPDTGGLSGATPAEAVSWGKIDPDQLPGTVICYADATIGLPLLTAYALAKHAPRKRRRLYDRREVLMERLKKAYFESGRAAEAAPRK